A window from Vigna angularis cultivar LongXiaoDou No.4 chromosome 7, ASM1680809v1, whole genome shotgun sequence encodes these proteins:
- the LOC108337410 gene encoding uncharacterized protein LOC108337410 isoform X2: MSSAGTKRPLHTEDSKADSNILLAKPKKHQKKIKEKDGIDTMRGIMEGRGERSDGSKLNQVTKEPISELLAIADGKAEEKIEKTDRSDAPLRKPLMFGKAASSIAKSKGGRHLDMAWEWNSLRDVNNKSVVTCDFCLETTTGGITRAKEHQMGLKGDFNSCQKIPPEIRLKIRRAYENQQTSRRDACAKKVRVSIVKFFRENGIPFNAARSKSFKKMIEAVGDYGKKLSAPSYPELKVRLLKKELGKTQFKCSIKSDATGDGEPSGVNTPHTVPTVTVPIEEKKEEKHDEKLVNEMTKPKVTKVYVRRKQMVKRLDDTTDQVEVRETA, translated from the exons ATGAGCAGTGCAGGAACGAAGAGACCCCTTCATACTGAAGATTCAAAAGCTGATTCAAATATTTTGCTCGCAAAACCTAAGAAacatcaaaagaaaattaaggaAAAAGATGGAATTGATACT ATGCGTGGCATTATGGAGGGGCGTGGTGAAAGATCCGATGGCAGCAAGCTAAATCAGGTCACGAAGGAGCCAATTTCTGAACTTTTGGCGATAGCAGATGGGAAAGCTgaagaaaaaattgagaaaactGATAGAAGTGACGCT CCACTAAGAAAACCATTAATGTTTGGAAAGGCTGCTTCATCAATCGCAAAGTCTAAAGGTGGCCGGCACCTTGATATGGCTTGGGAATGGAATTCTTTGAGAGATGTCAACAACAAGAGTGTTGTCACATGTGACTTTTGTCTGGAAACAACAACCGGGGGAATAACAAGAGCGAAAGAACATCAAATGGGGCTGAAGGGTGATTTTAATTCTTGCCAAAAAATTCCACCCGAAATCAGGCTCAAAATTAGGAGAGCTTATGAAAACCAACAAACCAGTAGAAGAGATGCTTGTGCTAAGAAGGTAAGGGTTAGCATTGTCAAATTCTTCCGTGAAAATGGAATTCCATTTAATGCTGCACGCTCTAAAAGCTTCAAGAAAATGATTGAAGCTGTTGGAGATTATGGTAAAAAATTGAGTGCTCCAAGTTACCCTGAGTTGAAGGTTCGTTTACTGAAAAAGGAATTAGGGAAAACTCAGTTTAAATGTTCTATCAAGTCTGATGCAACTGGGGATGGTGAGCCATCTGGAGTCAACACACCACACACAGTACCCACTGTCACTGTTCCtattgaagagaagaaggaggaaaAACATGATGAGAAGTTAGTCAATGAAATGACCAAGCCTAAGGTGACTAAGGTTTATGTAAGGAGGAAACAAATGGTGAAAAGGTTGGATGATACAACCGACCAAGTTGAGGTGAGAGAAACTGCTTAA
- the LOC108337410 gene encoding uncharacterized protein LOC108337410 isoform X1, with the protein MSSAGTKRPLHTEDSKADSNILLAKPKKHQKKIKEKDGIDTQKMRGIMEGRGERSDGSKLNQVTKEPISELLAIADGKAEEKIEKTDRSDAPLRKPLMFGKAASSIAKSKGGRHLDMAWEWNSLRDVNNKSVVTCDFCLETTTGGITRAKEHQMGLKGDFNSCQKIPPEIRLKIRRAYENQQTSRRDACAKKVRVSIVKFFRENGIPFNAARSKSFKKMIEAVGDYGKKLSAPSYPELKVRLLKKELGKTQFKCSIKSDATGDGEPSGVNTPHTVPTVTVPIEEKKEEKHDEKLVNEMTKPKVTKVYVRRKQMVKRLDDTTDQVEVRETA; encoded by the exons ATGAGCAGTGCAGGAACGAAGAGACCCCTTCATACTGAAGATTCAAAAGCTGATTCAAATATTTTGCTCGCAAAACCTAAGAAacatcaaaagaaaattaaggaAAAAGATGGAATTGATACT caaAAGATGCGTGGCATTATGGAGGGGCGTGGTGAAAGATCCGATGGCAGCAAGCTAAATCAGGTCACGAAGGAGCCAATTTCTGAACTTTTGGCGATAGCAGATGGGAAAGCTgaagaaaaaattgagaaaactGATAGAAGTGACGCT CCACTAAGAAAACCATTAATGTTTGGAAAGGCTGCTTCATCAATCGCAAAGTCTAAAGGTGGCCGGCACCTTGATATGGCTTGGGAATGGAATTCTTTGAGAGATGTCAACAACAAGAGTGTTGTCACATGTGACTTTTGTCTGGAAACAACAACCGGGGGAATAACAAGAGCGAAAGAACATCAAATGGGGCTGAAGGGTGATTTTAATTCTTGCCAAAAAATTCCACCCGAAATCAGGCTCAAAATTAGGAGAGCTTATGAAAACCAACAAACCAGTAGAAGAGATGCTTGTGCTAAGAAGGTAAGGGTTAGCATTGTCAAATTCTTCCGTGAAAATGGAATTCCATTTAATGCTGCACGCTCTAAAAGCTTCAAGAAAATGATTGAAGCTGTTGGAGATTATGGTAAAAAATTGAGTGCTCCAAGTTACCCTGAGTTGAAGGTTCGTTTACTGAAAAAGGAATTAGGGAAAACTCAGTTTAAATGTTCTATCAAGTCTGATGCAACTGGGGATGGTGAGCCATCTGGAGTCAACACACCACACACAGTACCCACTGTCACTGTTCCtattgaagagaagaaggaggaaaAACATGATGAGAAGTTAGTCAATGAAATGACCAAGCCTAAGGTGACTAAGGTTTATGTAAGGAGGAAACAAATGGTGAAAAGGTTGGATGATACAACCGACCAAGTTGAGGTGAGAGAAACTGCTTAA
- the LOC108338701 gene encoding mediator of RNA polymerase II transcription subunit 12-like isoform X2, translating into MVSHQSAMTWGHQSLDPKAIAAGDSLYAWKSNVDAGFLLHIWFYESGSKPLGSAPAGVEGQPNKVNNRKNLRTGSAALSRRPIVATNSSPPSPAALRASMSLQLQLLLRFLPTLCTDSNWKIVAKVV; encoded by the exons ATGGTTTCTCACCAATCTGCCATGACCTGGGGTCATCAGAGCCTAG ATCCTAAGGCAATTGCAGCAGGAGACAGCCTCTATGCGTGGAAGTCAAATGTTGATGCAG GGTTTCTACTGCACATTTGGTTCTATGAAA GTGGAAGTAAACCATTGGGAAGTGCTCCTGCTGGAGTTGAAGGTCAGCCAAATAAAGTAAATAACCGCAAAAATTTGAGAACTGGAAGTGCTGCATTATCTAGACGACCAATAGTGGCAACAAATTCTTCTCCACCATCTCCTGCAGCCCTACGAGCTTCTATGTCATTACAATTGCAGTTGCTCCTGAGATTTCTTCCTACTCTTTGCACTGACAG TAACTGGAAAATTGTGGCCAAAGTTGTATGA
- the LOC108338701 gene encoding mediator of RNA polymerase II transcription subunit 12-like isoform X3: protein MVSHQSAMTWGHQSLDPKAIAAGDSLYAWKSNVDAGGSKPLGSAPAGVEGQPNKVNNRKNLRTGSAALSRRPIVATNSSPPSPAALRASMSLQLQLLLRFLPTLCTDSNWKIVAKVV from the exons ATGGTTTCTCACCAATCTGCCATGACCTGGGGTCATCAGAGCCTAG ATCCTAAGGCAATTGCAGCAGGAGACAGCCTCTATGCGTGGAAGTCAAATGTTGATGCAG GTGGAAGTAAACCATTGGGAAGTGCTCCTGCTGGAGTTGAAGGTCAGCCAAATAAAGTAAATAACCGCAAAAATTTGAGAACTGGAAGTGCTGCATTATCTAGACGACCAATAGTGGCAACAAATTCTTCTCCACCATCTCCTGCAGCCCTACGAGCTTCTATGTCATTACAATTGCAGTTGCTCCTGAGATTTCTTCCTACTCTTTGCACTGACAG TAACTGGAAAATTGTGGCCAAAGTTGTATGA
- the LOC108338701 gene encoding mediator of RNA polymerase II transcription subunit 12-like isoform X1, whose product MVSHQSAMTWGHQSLDPKAIAAGDSLYAWKSNVDAAGFLLHIWFYESGSKPLGSAPAGVEGQPNKVNNRKNLRTGSAALSRRPIVATNSSPPSPAALRASMSLQLQLLLRFLPTLCTDSNWKIVAKVV is encoded by the exons ATGGTTTCTCACCAATCTGCCATGACCTGGGGTCATCAGAGCCTAG ATCCTAAGGCAATTGCAGCAGGAGACAGCCTCTATGCGTGGAAGTCAAATGTTGATGCAG CAGGGTTTCTACTGCACATTTGGTTCTATGAAA GTGGAAGTAAACCATTGGGAAGTGCTCCTGCTGGAGTTGAAGGTCAGCCAAATAAAGTAAATAACCGCAAAAATTTGAGAACTGGAAGTGCTGCATTATCTAGACGACCAATAGTGGCAACAAATTCTTCTCCACCATCTCCTGCAGCCCTACGAGCTTCTATGTCATTACAATTGCAGTTGCTCCTGAGATTTCTTCCTACTCTTTGCACTGACAG TAACTGGAAAATTGTGGCCAAAGTTGTATGA
- the LOC108336288 gene encoding U-box domain-containing protein 7: MANFHRNNVENVVLGHHRSKSTSVAGGHFRLWHSLSTTSFRRLVFNAVSCGASSRYAERSDTSSERHYHQPKQQHRHKTKPNNAKSEKLSDLLNLAEVEADAETKKKEDKLEELKSLVKELHKEDEEEKEEESMTRRREAASKVRLLAKEDLEVRGTLAMLGAIPPLAAMLDESKNDVDSLVASLYALLNLGIGNDANKAAIVKVGSVEKMLKLIESPDGLDSSVSEAIVANFLGLSALDSNKPIIGSSASISFLVRTLQSLEDKSSPQAKQDALRALYNLSIYPANVAFVLETALVLFLVNSIGDMEVTERALAILSNLVSTREGRKAISAVQDSIPILVDVLNWTDSPECQEKASYILMVMAHRSYGDKQAMIEAGIASSLLELSLLGTTLAQKRASRILEILRVDKGKQISGSYGLGAAVSAPISGSSSAKPDDGGRECFDEEEDMMSEEKKAVKQLVQQSLQNNMRKIVKRANLPHDIVPSDHFKSLTSSSTSKSLPF; encoded by the exons ATGGCAAACTTCCACCGTAACAACGTCGAGAACGTGGTCCTTGGCCACCACCGTTCCAAGAGCACCTCCGTCGCCGGTGGCCACTTCCGCCTATGGCACTCCCTCTCCACCACCTCCTTCCGCCGCCTGGTCTTCAATGCCGTCAGCTGCGGCGCCAGCTCCCGCTACGCCGAGAGATCGGACACGTCCTCCGAGAGACACTACCACCAACCGAAACAACAGCACCGGCACAAGACGAAGCCGAATAACGCGAAGTCGGAGAAGCTCTCGGATCTGCTAAACCTGGCCGAGGTCGAAGCTGACGCGGAAACGAAGAAGAAAGAGGACAAACTCGAGGAGCTGAAGAGCCTAGTGAAGGAGCTTCATAAGGAAGATgaggaagagaaggaagaagaatcAATGACGCGGAGAAGAGAAGCTGCTTCGAAAGTGAGGTTGCTAGCCAAAGAGGATTTGGAAGTTAGAGGGACGCTCGCGATGCTTGGAGCTATTCCTCCTCTCGCCGCAATGCTCGATGAATCCAAAAACGACGTCGATTCGCTCGTTGCTTCTCTCTACGCGCTGCTCAACCTTGGAATCGGAAACGACGC GAATAAAGCAGCTATTGTGAAAGTTGGGTCAGTTGAGAAGATGCTGAAGCTGATTGAATCTCCAGATGGTCTAGATTCTTCGGTTTCTGAAGCAATTGTTGCGAATTTCCTTGGACTTAGTGCGTTGGATTCGAATAAGCCCATAATTGGGTCTTCGGCTTCAATTTCTTTCTTAGTTAGAACCCTTCAGAGTTTAGAGGACAAGAGTAGTCCCCAAGCCAAGCAAGATGCTTTACGGGCATTGTACAATCTTTCGATCTACCCAGCCAATGTTGCATTTGTTTTGGAAACAGCTTTGGTTCTGTTTCTGGTGAATTCAATAGGGGACATGGAGGTAACTGAAAGAGCCCTTGCGATTCTCAGCAACTTGGTGTCGACCCGAGAGGGTAGAAAGGCGATTAGTGCAGTGCAAGATTCGATTCCGATCCTGGTGGATGTGTTGAATTGGACAGATTCACCAGAATGCCAGGAGAAGGCGTCCTACATTTTGATGGTTATGGCACACAGGTCTTATGGGGACAAACAGGCCATGATTGAGGCAGGGATTGCGTCATCACTGCTTGAGTTGTCCCTTTTGGGTACCACATTAGCTCAGAAAAGGGCATCAAGGATACTAGAAATTTTGAGGGTAGACAAAGGGAAACAGATTTCTGGGAGCTATGGCTTGGGTGCTGCTGTCTCTGCCCCTATTAGCGGCTCTTCGTCCGCGAAGCCGGACGACGGAGGGAGGGAGTGTTTTGATGAGGAGGAAGATATGATGAGTGAGGAGAAGAAAGCAGTGAAGCAACTAGTCCAACAGAGTTTGCAGAACAACATGAGGAAAATTGTAAAAAGGGCCAATTTGCCTCACGATATTGTGCCATCGGATCATTTTAAGTCACTCACCTCAAGTTCTACTTCAAAGAGCCTACCATTTTGA